One segment of Cyprinus carpio isolate SPL01 chromosome A17, ASM1834038v1, whole genome shotgun sequence DNA contains the following:
- the LOC109112281 gene encoding B2 bradykinin receptor isoform X2 produces MEHDIQVTTTSSILSTIPPAVSKNNLTNDTQCPHWEVWDLLYIMQPAYMFIICVLGILGNIFVLLVFGLHKKACTVAEIYLGNLAAADLLLVSCLPFWAISIADGFNWRFGSLMCRLVNTGIRMNMLCSIYLLVLISTDRYVALVHALSRGRMRRPRYAKLSCIAVWFFGLILNLPTLHFRDTRFIPELNITACILNYPNPNVGLACDILLILLGFIVPFLVISYCTLKIIRALHEQVVDRFNAENTERKATILVLVVLMVFLLCWVPFHLVTLMDILMRFGVFSGCDFASGLDVSNQIFTYLALSNSVLNPILYVIVGKNFRKKVKELMKQLTAKKNDSTSGSTRSQLSSTLKTFTTY; encoded by the coding sequence ATGGAGCACGACATACAAGTAACAACAACATCATCCATCCTTTCCACAATCCCTCCGGCTGTGTCCAAGAACAACCTTACCAACGACACCCAGTGTCCGCACTGGGAAGTGTGGGACTTGTTGTACATCATGCAGCCTGCTTACATGTTTATCATCTGTGTGCTGGGAATCCTGGGAAACATCTTCGTCTTGCTGGTCTTCGGCCTGCATAAGAAAGCGTGTACAGTGGCGGAAATTTACCTGGGGAATCTGGCGGCTGCCGACCTCTTATTGGTCTCGTGTTTGCCATTCTGGGCCATCAGCATCGCCGATGGGTTTAACTGGCGATTTGGCTCGCTCATGTGCCGACTAGTCAACACAGGCATCAGAATGAACATGCTTTGCAGTATTTACTTACTAGTGTTGATTAGCACCGACCGCTACGTCGCACTCGTCCACGCTTTATCGCGTGGTAGAATGAGACGGCCGCGGTATGCCAAGCTCAGCTGCATCGCCGTCTGGTTTTTCGGATTAATCCTCAACCTCCCAACGCTTCATTTCCGAGATACTCGATTCATCCCGGAGCTGAACATCACGGCTTGTATTCTAAACTATCCGAACCCCAACGTTGGCCTCGCTTGTGACATTCTTCTCATCTTGCTAGGCTTCATCGTCCCATTTTTGGTGATCTCCTACTGCACGCTGAAGATCATCCGAGCTTTGCACGAGCAGGTCGTCGACCGCTtcaatgcagaaaacactgaAAGGAAAGCCACCATCCTGGTGCTGGTGGTGCTGATGGTGTTTCTCTTGTGTTGGGTGCCGTTCCACCTCGTGACCCTCATGGATATCCTGATGCGCTTCGGCGTCTTCAGCGGATGTGACTTTGCATCCGGTCTGGACGTCTCCAATCAGATATTCACCTACTTGGCTTTGAGCAACAGCGTGTTGAACCCAATACTCTACGTGATCGTGGGCAAGAACTTCAGGAAGAAAGTCAAAGAGCTGATGAAGCAGCTCACGGCGAAAAAAAATGATTCGACAAGCGGTTCTACAAGATCACAGCTCTCCTCAACCTTAAAGACCTTCACAACATATTAA
- the LOC109112281 gene encoding B2 bradykinin receptor isoform X1, protein MLNMEHDIQVTTTSSILSTIPPAVSKNNLTNDTQCPHWEVWDLLYIMQPAYMFIICVLGILGNIFVLLVFGLHKKACTVAEIYLGNLAAADLLLVSCLPFWAISIADGFNWRFGSLMCRLVNTGIRMNMLCSIYLLVLISTDRYVALVHALSRGRMRRPRYAKLSCIAVWFFGLILNLPTLHFRDTRFIPELNITACILNYPNPNVGLACDILLILLGFIVPFLVISYCTLKIIRALHEQVVDRFNAENTERKATILVLVVLMVFLLCWVPFHLVTLMDILMRFGVFSGCDFASGLDVSNQIFTYLALSNSVLNPILYVIVGKNFRKKVKELMKQLTAKKNDSTSGSTRSQLSSTLKTFTTY, encoded by the coding sequence AAACATGGAGCACGACATACAAGTAACAACAACATCATCCATCCTTTCCACAATCCCTCCGGCTGTGTCCAAGAACAACCTTACCAACGACACCCAGTGTCCGCACTGGGAAGTGTGGGACTTGTTGTACATCATGCAGCCTGCTTACATGTTTATCATCTGTGTGCTGGGAATCCTGGGAAACATCTTCGTCTTGCTGGTCTTCGGCCTGCATAAGAAAGCGTGTACAGTGGCGGAAATTTACCTGGGGAATCTGGCGGCTGCCGACCTCTTATTGGTCTCGTGTTTGCCATTCTGGGCCATCAGCATCGCCGATGGGTTTAACTGGCGATTTGGCTCGCTCATGTGCCGACTAGTCAACACAGGCATCAGAATGAACATGCTTTGCAGTATTTACTTACTAGTGTTGATTAGCACCGACCGCTACGTCGCACTCGTCCACGCTTTATCGCGTGGTAGAATGAGACGGCCGCGGTATGCCAAGCTCAGCTGCATCGCCGTCTGGTTTTTCGGATTAATCCTCAACCTCCCAACGCTTCATTTCCGAGATACTCGATTCATCCCGGAGCTGAACATCACGGCTTGTATTCTAAACTATCCGAACCCCAACGTTGGCCTCGCTTGTGACATTCTTCTCATCTTGCTAGGCTTCATCGTCCCATTTTTGGTGATCTCCTACTGCACGCTGAAGATCATCCGAGCTTTGCACGAGCAGGTCGTCGACCGCTtcaatgcagaaaacactgaAAGGAAAGCCACCATCCTGGTGCTGGTGGTGCTGATGGTGTTTCTCTTGTGTTGGGTGCCGTTCCACCTCGTGACCCTCATGGATATCCTGATGCGCTTCGGCGTCTTCAGCGGATGTGACTTTGCATCCGGTCTGGACGTCTCCAATCAGATATTCACCTACTTGGCTTTGAGCAACAGCGTGTTGAACCCAATACTCTACGTGATCGTGGGCAAGAACTTCAGGAAGAAAGTCAAAGAGCTGATGAAGCAGCTCACGGCGAAAAAAAATGATTCGACAAGCGGTTCTACAAGATCACAGCTCTCCTCAACCTTAAAGACCTTCACAACATATTAA